The following proteins are encoded in a genomic region of Coregonus clupeaformis isolate EN_2021a unplaced genomic scaffold, ASM2061545v1 scaf0195, whole genome shotgun sequence:
- the LOC123484097 gene encoding uncharacterized protein LOC123484097: MQSQGSTSSQPSVDSLSSSDSYLFSHSEQAEDDTDVFLSERSPSVILSTGGMVRSDGSAGADSPESQWACDGFTDREEDESRGSEVTGGHPRVTAERERTSETEREKTEGDLLFAQKCAELQGFVRPLLELLNGLKGGRFDRGLSSFQQSAAMDRIQRIVGILRRPNIGEKYMNTLLQVETMLKMWFPQVSPLAPPTAPTLSPPHLSLRDTPCSTPPHKHRDQSHIPVKKRRLSWSDTDSDTPPPVLCKRLNAGGGEERGKEGGDVPSAASGVPPHPLDPTSDQENERKEDEESGEGESSSNKAGLCSEPGPTSVLIAPILSPWKPRKGKQLLPVIPPPTTRGSPAMQDSVISSTTPFNNLQSQQQPIGCQSQPVAGKTGKNTLKTCQGRGQAHSITTKPLKRVERKSRVNPAPL, translated from the exons ATGCAATCGCAGgggagcacttcctcccagcccTCCGTTGATTCGCTGAGCTCCAGTGACAGCTACCTGTTCAGCCACTCTGAGCAGGCGGAGGATGACACCGACGTCTTCCTGTCCGAACGCTCGCCCTCCGTCATCCTCAGCACTGGGGGCATGGTCAGGAGCGACGGGAGTGCCGGGGCAGACAGTCCCGAGTCCCAGTGGGCGTGTGACGGCTTCACCGACCGTGAGGAGGATGAGTCACGGGGGTCAGAGGTTACTGGAGGTCACCCCAGGGtcacagctgagagagagagaacaagcgagacggagagagagaagacagagggagaCCTGCTCTTTGCCCAGAAG tgtgctGAGCTGCAGGGGTTTGTCAGGCCCTTACTGGAGCTGCTGAATGGACTGAAGGGGGGACGATTTGACCGTG GTCTGAGTAGTTTCCAGCAGAGCGCAGCCATGGACCGCATCCAGAGGATCGTAGGGATCTTACGGAGACCCAACATCGG GGAGAAGTATATGAACACTCTTCTCCAGGTGGAGACGATGCTGAAGATGTGGTTTCCACAGGTGTCCCCCTTGGCCCCACCTACTGCCCCTACCCTCTCCCCCCCTCACCTCTCACTCCGGGACACCCCATGCAGCACCCCCCCACACAAGCACAGAGACCAGTCACACATCCCTGTCAAG aagcGCAGACTGAGTTGGTCAGACACAGACTCTGACACCCCTCCTCCTGTACTCTGTAAGAGGCTTAACgccggtggaggagaggagagggggaaggaggggggagacgtCCCCTCGGCAGCTTCAGGGGTACCCCCACACCCCCTGGACCCCACCAGCGACCAGGAGAATGAGAGAAAGGAAGATGAGGAGAGCGGAGAGGGAGAGTCATCGAGCAACAAAGCGGGTCTCTGTTCTGAGCCCGGTCCCACCTCGGTCCTCATAGCACCCATCCTTTCCCCCTGGAAACCAAGGAAGGGGAAACAGCTGCTGCCTGTCATACCACCTCCCACCACCAGGGGCAGTCCAGCCATGCAGGACAGCGTAATCTCTTCCACCACACCTTTCAACAACCTCCAAAGCCAGCAGCAGCCAATCGGGTGCCAAAGCCAGCCTGTTGCCGGGAAGACTGGGAAAAATACCTTAAAGACCTGTCAGGGGCGGGGCCAGGCTCATTCAATCACGACAAAGCCTTTGAAAAGGGTGGAGCGTAAGAGCAGGGTTAACCCCGCCCCTTTATAG